One part of the Glycine soja cultivar W05 chromosome 11, ASM419377v2, whole genome shotgun sequence genome encodes these proteins:
- the LOC114373938 gene encoding basic leucine zipper 24, whose amino-acid sequence MDDGNAELSDKLSDNNVLFLNPESCSSFQASSSSRTCTHTHTCNPPGPDAAHTHTCYHTHTQVFAPEDDGRKHSNSKQKRPSGNREAVRKYREKKKAHTAYLEEEVKKLHMVNQQLVRKLQGQALLEAELARLRSILARLKGKIDSELGAWPFQKQYCNTSYIFKEGDAGLECQKNNLPCFHPHVGSSSQVNICACGKSMIPLDGNCQPEMVDCQVDANNMTSTEGQTVDNVMSSASQDG is encoded by the coding sequence atggatgatgGAAATGCTGAGCTTTCTGATAAGCTTTCAGATAATAATGTTCTATTTTTGAATCCAGAGTCATGTAGCAGTTTTCAGGCTTCAAGTAGCAGCAGAACATGCACACACACTCACACTTGCAATCCACCTGGCCCTGATGCTGCTCATACACACACATGCTATCACACACACACCCAAGTTTTTGCACCAGAAGATGATGGCAGGAAGCACTCAAACTCCAAGCAAAAAAGGCCTTCTGGAAACCGAGAAGCGGTTAGGAAGTAtagggagaagaagaaggcaCACACAGCATACTTGGAGGAGGAAGTTAAGAAATTGCATATGGTGAATCAACAACTAGTGAGGAAGCTACAAGGGCAGGCACTTCTTGAAGCAGAATTAGCAAGGTTGAGGAGCATTTTGGCACGACTTAAGGGGAAAATAGACAGTGAATTGGGTGCTTGGCCCTTTCAAAAACAATATTGTAACACttcttacattttcaaagaaggGGATGCTGGTCTTGAGTGTCAGAAGAACAATTTGCCATGCTTCCATCCACATGTAGGATCATCATCCCAGGTCAACATTTGTGCATGTGGAAAATCCATGATTCCATTGGATGGAAACTGCCAACCTGAAATGGTAGATTGCCAAGTAGATGCAAATAACATGACCAGTACTGAAGGACAAACTGTGGATAACGTCATGTCATCTGCATCTCAAGACGGATAG
- the LOC114377278 gene encoding uncharacterized protein LOC114377278, with amino-acid sequence MAEAHSISSPMVSNCNLSKHSVDAFHDPFLYRSIVSALQYATLTRPEFSFAVNKVCQFMAAPLDSHWTVVKRILRYLKGALFHGLLLQPASTNNPLAIRAFCDANWASDVDDKRSTSGTAIFLGLNLVFWWSRKQKVTVRSSTEAEYHSIAQTSTELT; translated from the coding sequence ATGGCTGAAGCtcattcaatctcttctcccatGGTTTCTAACTGCAATTTGTCTAAACATAGTGTTGATGCTTTCCATGATCCTTTTCTCTATAGGTCTATAGTTAGTGCATTACAATATGCTACTCTCACTAGACCTGAATTTAGTTTTGCTGTCAATAAGGTTTGTCAATTTATGGCTGCTCCTTTGGATTCTCACTGGACTGTGGTGAAAAGGATTCTAAGATATCTTAAAGGTGCTTTGTTTCATGGTCTGCTCCTACAGCCTGCTTCTACTAATAATCCCTTGGCCATTCGAGCATTCTGTGATGCTAATTGGGCATCTGATGTGGATGACAAGCGCTCCACCTCCGGGACTGCCATTTTTCTTGGTCTAAATTTAGTCTTTTGGTGGTCTCGCAAACAAAAGGTTACTGTCAGGTCTAGTACTGAAGCTGAATATCACAGCATTGCTCAAACTTCCACTGAATTGACTTAG